From the Lepus europaeus isolate LE1 chromosome 14, mLepTim1.pri, whole genome shotgun sequence genome, the window ctgtctctctgtctctctctctcgctgtccactctgcctgtaaaaaaaattaaattttttaaaaaagaaaattaatttcaaattttcatatGGTATTTTAACTGGTAATTAGGAGTATGTATTTGAGAATGAAGAATCACTGATTCATGTACCCATCtgaaaattcattatttattatgTACCAACAATACTATGTGCAAAAGTACAGAATGGGCACTGGAGGTGCACATGAGAAAATGAGAAGTTCCCTGTTATCTGCTTTATGGTCTGTGGGGGGAAAACAgggtcagagaaagaaagagacagagactacATTTAAAAAGCTAATGCACAAATAATTGTTAAGATCAAAGAAACACTTTttggggcgcagcaggttaagctaccatttaggatgcccatatctcacgtcagagtgctggttccagtcctgctgctccacacttcttatccagtttccagccatgcacctgggaaggcagcacatggtGACTCAGCTGCTTGATCCCTGCCaattgtggagacccagatggaattctaggctgctggcttaggcctaactcagccctggctgttatcgacatttggggagtgaactagctgatgacGATCTCAatcgctctctttctgtctctccctctctcactctttcaagtagACAAATAtaagcttttcaaaaaaataatattcatacTAGTTAAGATGTCtatatacttattttatatttatgtcctatttcatttctgtaaaatGCTGTTCACACTCTTAGTATCAATGTCATGGCCAATTAGTAGGTCCTAATcctcaattttaaaaacaatgcatttaaatttaaataaagtttaaattattaaataattaagttaaaatttaagtttaaataaatttaaacttcTAAACTTTGAGATTTTGATGGAGGGTGGGGGGCAAATGAACCTTATTCctggtgaattcttttttttttttttaatttattttatttatttgaaaggcaaagttacaggtcAAAAGGTCAAAGAGAgcgaaagtcttccatccactggttcactcccaaaatggccacaacagccagagctgggctgatccaattggaagccagaagcttcttctgggtctcccgtgtggatgcaggggcccaaggtcttgggccatcttctactgcttttgcagtagcagagagctgaatcagaagtaaaaCAGCCAGGATTCTATCcgatgcccatacaggatgccagcactgcaagcagtggctttacccactacaccacagcacaggccctgaatTCTAATTGTACTTGCTCATGTTTTGGGATTCAAGTCTGGTGCCATCCTTCCATAGATTTCCCTAGCGTCTCCTTAGCCGTCCAGGTTATAAATTCTTCTCTCAGATCCCTTGAACAATCTACAGATCCCAACTAATTTATTATTCCAACACAAAGTAAACAGATTTGTAAAATAGGATTCCAAGTTCTAATTCACTGAGATTGATCACAGACCGGTAAATTCGTTTCAATCAGCTCCTTCTAAGAAACTCAACAGGAACACAGAGTTGCATGTTAAATGCAGAGGGTGATGGTCTACAGTCGCTTCTTCACTCTTCTGTACAACTGAAGAGCTCACTTTTGCCCTCAAGGATCAACACTTGCCCTCACTTCCTCAGCAGCGAGGAGCACGAACAGAACTGCTACTCTTCAActcttccatattttaaaattttaagatgtatttattgaaactcaaagtcacagagagagagaggcagtgagaaagagaccttccatctgctgcttcactccccaggtggctggtTGCgccagccagggctaagccaggcctaACAGGAGCTTCACTGGGGCCATCCagatgcatggcaggggcccaaagacttgggtcatcttctgcagaTTTTCCGTGGCCATTAGTGGGgcgctgcatcagaagtggagcagcagggattgcAGGCCCAGGTCCCAGCCGCTACCCCACGCCCCAACTCTCCTTTTCTTGAATCCTAGGCTGGGGGTAGGGGGCGGCTACAGTGCTAATTTAATTCTAATACCTGAAATTACCTCCTGGGCTTGTGCTAATTTTCTCAAAGTCAATTTTGTGGTTGCACCAGGGTAACTTTCATCTTTCACACAGGAAATATACTTTCAGTTTGGATTTTTGACACTATCCAGCGAGATGAACACGGCACCTTTTCTTATCCCATGTGGGATTTTACTTTCTCGGCCCCGGGCTGGGGTGGCCCAGAGAACTAAGCCACGAAGGCTCCGCTTGCAACTTCCTTCGAGCCCGCTGTGAAATGCAAAACCGCGCAGGCCCACGGTGGATGTTGGTCACTAAGATCTTAAAGTCGTGGCGATTAGGCTACGTGATCTCAAATCTAGTCTTGACAAGAGAAAAAAAGTACACATTCCCCCCTCAGAAGAAAGCGAAACAGCTTCAGCTTCAGGTCCAGAGCTGTGGGAAGCGCACGCCCGGAGCCTCACCGGCTGCCCGCAAAGTCCCCTTTCTCGCggccgccagaccctggagcccaagGCCCCGCGGCCCGAGCCCCGCACGCCGCGCCCAGGCCCGCGGCCGCCGTCCGGTGGCGCCCCGGTGCTCCGCCTCCCACGGGCCGGCGGCGGCCATGGCGAAGCGGCAGGCCCGCGCGCTGGCGGGCGCCGCGCTCGGCCGGCCCCGGCCCGCAGCCCCGCCGCCCAGACCTCTCCGGGTGGAAGCGGGGTTCCGACTGCCGCGCGGTTTAACGCTCTGCTCCACGGCCGAGGGCGACCGCGGCGGCGCCGCAGCCGACTCACAGGGCAGGCCGGACACCGACGCGCTCACGGCGGCGGAGCGGCGGATCGCGGAGCTGCACGCGGCCGCGTGCGCGGTGAGAGTCCCCGCACCCGAACCCGCCCTCGCGGCCCGCTCCGCCCCGCGCGCCCGGGCCCGTCCTGCTGAGGGAGCGGCCGCGCGCCCGGGCCGTCCTGCTGagagggcggcgggggcggccgcGTGCTCGGCCCGTCCTGCTGAGGCGGCGGCCGGGGCGGCCGCGTGCCCGGGCCGTCCTGCTGAGGCGGCGGCCGCGCGCCCGGGCCCGTCCTGCTGAGGGAGCGGCCGCGCGCCCGGCCCGTCCTGCTGAGGCGGCGGCCGCGCGCCCGGGCCCGTCCTGCTGAGGGAGCGGCCGCGCGCCCGGGCCCGTCCTGCTGAGGGAGCGGCCGCGCGCCCGGGCCCGTCCTGctgaggcggcggcgggggcggccgcGCGCCCGGGCCGTCCTGctgaggcggcggcgggggcggccgcGCGCCCCGCCTCAGGCTCCCGACGTGCGGCGTGCACGCCTCCCGCTGCCGGCGTTTGCCGGAAACCCGGCCTCGGCTCCGCGTCCCGGGACAAAGGCCCTGCAGGGAGCTGCCCTGCCTGCGAGCGTCGCGCCTCCGTGTGGGACCCACCCGGGCGCCGCCACCTCTCTGCGCGCTCGCGCGGGTCCGAGTGCGCGCGCCTGGCGCGAGCGAACCGGGCGTTCAGAAATCGATGGGGGAGAAGGTGGACGAATTGGGAAGTCGCAAGAAAAATACGCTGTGTTTGCATTAGCACCTGAACAGTTCACCAGCCagtgatttttctaattttttttttttttttaatttttactgctGCCCCGGACGGCTGCTCCTTAGGCACCAATACGGTAGCCAAACCTACCTCCCTTCCCAGCCACTGACACCTCAGACTGCGTGCGTGGACGGCGTCATTGTCTATGTTTCTGTCAACCTTTACAAGAGATGGTGCGCCCGAAGGAGGCGCCGAGTTCTGACAGACACAGGGAAGCGTGCGTGGAGCAGTGCGTGGAGCGTCGGGCGCGCGTGGCGAGCGGTTCTCCACAGGGCGGCTGTTCCCGCTGTGGAGGGAGCCGGCCGGCGTCCCCTACTGGAGGGCACCTGGAggccggctgctccgcttccggcCCAACGACCTGCTGATGCGcgcggggaagcagcagaaatggctcaGATACGTGTCCCCCTGCTGCCTGCGTGGAGACCCGGGTGCAGTTcccggcttggcccagccccggttctggtcctgtttggggagtgaatctgcagatggaagagcgctctctctctctctctctctctctctgtgtgtgtgtgtgtgtgccaccctctctcagtcactctgccattcaaataagaaaagattagggggaaggaagaggaagccGTGGCCGGCGCCTCAAGCTGACTTACTTGTCTCGTTAGGAGGCCGAGAATCCCTGTGGGCCCATTCAGGAGTTGAGCCTGCAGGCAGTGACTGGCAGCTTTTGATGGTTCCTGTTTatactcttctttttaaaaatcacgtGTGTGGTTTGTCTCCAAACAAATATGGTGGAGATGAGCCAGACGGTTCTCTCTTTGCACACCAGGGACGGGTAAGGCAGGTTTCTCAGCCAAGCAGGGGAAGGGGATTTCTCCTGACTCCACATGTCAATGTCCTGGGTTCAGTGACTGTCCGGCCTCAGGGCAgatggcccctgcctcccccccccccgccccccaagcgTCACTTAACATCCAGCTCTACAAACCGTCACTGCCCCTCTGTTGCCACCGCCCGCCAGGCTCCTTTATTTGGGGGCAAATTAAGTTTGTGTGGGCGGCCGGCAAGCTCAGAGGCGCGCTTGGAAAGCAGAGCGCAGGCGCAGTGGCGTGGGGTAGCCTGGTAAGTGCCCTCACACGCCGCCCAGAAGCAATGACAAGTGGAGAGAAgactgttggagtgcctggtgtggtttgtgtttgtgttctcttctgagtctccaaacACAGGCTTTGTAAGTGAAGAAGTGAGTTCTGACCAACACTACGTCATTCTGAAGTAGCGTTTAGTGAGCCCAGATTCGCGGAGTATCCCGCAGGTCTCGCCTTAGACGGTGGCATGGCTTGTTGGGTTTCTGATGTCAAGTCTAGCTTTGCTGGGAAGTCTTGCAGGGAACCTAGACTTAAACTGCATGTGTCCTTTTGCTCCATCCTTTACTCATGAAACATCAACCAGGATAAAATATTCATCTGATAAATAAGA encodes:
- the C14H1orf53 gene encoding uncharacterized protein C1orf53 homolog, translated to MAKRQARALAGAALGRPRPAAPPPRPLRVEAGFRLPRGLTLCSTAEGDRGGAAADSQGRPDTDALTAAERRIAELHAAACAAGQLNYVDPATGYVVLTQLAHLQRGECCGSACRHCPYGQVNVKDPSKKKQFNSYFYV